Part of the Brevibacillus brevis genome is shown below.
CGGCGTAATTTCCTTCGGATGGTTGAAGTGCGTATTCAGCCAGATCGGATGGTACTTTTTCAAAATGTTGCACAGGTTCTCGGTAATGCGCTGCGGGAATACGACCGGGGCCCGGGTACCGATGCGTATGATTTCCACATGCTCGATCTCGCGCAGGCTGCTCAGGATGTACTCGAGAACGCGGTCGTTGATCAGAAGGCCGTCCCCGCCGGACAGCAGCACGTCGCGTACCTCCGGGGTGCGGCGGATGTAGTCGATACATGCGTCCAGCTGCTTTTTGGGAACGCCCATGCCGATCTGCCCGGAGAAGCGGCGGCGCGTGCAGTAGCGGCAATACATCGAGCACTGGTTGGTCACGAGGAACAGCACGCGGTCCGGATAGCGGTGCGTCAGGCCCGGAACCGGGGAATCCGCGTCCTCGTGCAGCGGGTCTTCCATGTCGTATTTCGTGCGGATGATCTCCGAAGAAATCGGTACGGACTGCATGCGCACCGGGTCTTTCGGGTCGTCCACGTCCATCAGGCTTGCATAGTAAGGAGTGATGTTCAGCGGAATGGTCTGCGTGGAAATTCGCACGCCTTCTTCCTCTTCCGGCGTCAGGTTCACCACTTTTTTCAAATCATCTACTGTTTTAATGGTGTGGGTCAGCTGCCACATCCAATCGTTCCATTGTTCGTCGGTCACGTCTTTCCAAAGCTCAATCTCGCGCCAGTCGCGCTTGGTCGCTACTGCCATCTGTGAAACATCTCCTCTCGTCAGTAGTGAAGCGATTGCCTTTCACTCACTGAAACAAGAGATGCAAGGGTCGTGCCAATCAAATCAAAAAATTTAGAAAATGGGGAATGCGCGTGTTTGCAGCGCATTTCTTCGCGTTTTTCATCGCAAGGGCGTCCTTCGCTTTGGTTCTCTCTACCGTTTCTAATGCCGAATATTCGGCAGTCACCTTGGAGGTGTCGTGCGCTGGCTCAGCTTGTATTGCAGGGTCTGCCTGGGAATCCCCAGGAGCTTGGCGGCTCGCAGCACATTGCCTTCCGTGGAGCTCATCGCTTCCTGGATCACGCGCTCCTCCAATTCCCGGACCAGCTCCGGAAGCGTTTTGCCCGATTCCATCTGAAGCGCCGTCTGCGTCACGAGCGGCTCCGCCTCCGCGAGACCCGCCGGCCTTTCCAACACATGCAAGGGCAAGTGCTCCATCTCGATCCAGTCCGAATCGACCATGTTCATCGCCGCCTCGATCACGTGCTCCAGCTCCCGCACATTGCCCGGCCACGGATAAGCGGCAAACAACCGCTTCACCTCCGGACTGATTCCCCGGACGCTCATGCCAAACTGCCGATTGAACTTTTCCAGAAAATGACCCGCCAGAAGCTCGATGTCTTCGCGCCTTTTGCGGAGCGGTGGCAATTCAAACGAGACGACATTGATCCGGTAGTACAGGTCTGTCCGCATCAATCCCTGCTGGACGAGCATTTTCGGCGGTTCATTGACGGCGGCGATCACGCGTACATCGACTTTGACCTGCTGGCTTCCGCCAATGCGGCGAATATGTCCGTCCTGCAGAACGCGGAGCAGCTTGGCCTGCAAATCCAACGGCATGCTGTTCAGTTCATCCAGGAACAATGTGCCTCCATCTGCCAGCTCGAACAGCCCGGGTCTGTCGTCTGCCCCTGTAAAGCTCCCTTTTGTCGTGCCGAACAGAATGCTCTCGAGCAGCGAGGAAGGGAGCGCCGCACAGTTCTGGGCGATAAACGGCCCCGAGCTGCGGGTAGACGCCTGATGGATCGACTGGACGAACAGCTCCTTGCCCGTGCCCGTCTCTCCGTAAATCATCACCGGCGACGACGTCCGCGCTGCCCGGCGAGCGCGTTCTTTGACCTGGTTCATCTGCTCGCTGCAGGTCAAAATGTCTTCGAACTGGAAGGAAAGTCCGTCCGCAGAGCGCTTGGTTCGCTTCGGCTTGCTGATTTTCGCCTGGAGATCCACCAGCCGCTCCGAGAGCTCCTTGAGTTTCCCGATATCCTTGGCCACTTCGACGGCCCCGACCAGCCTTTTTCCCACCCGTACCGGCAAGGTCGTATTGATCGTCTCGACCCGGACGCCCTTCCAGTTTTTATAGACCTGGGGCTGGTTGTAGATCGACTCTCCGCTGTCGATGACCCGCAGCAGCGTACTCGACTGCCGGTCCAACGAAGGAAACACTTCGAGCAGCGGCTTGCCGAGCACTTCCTCCGAGGTCAAGCCGTCCAGCTTGGCTGCCACGTGATTGTAGTAGATGGTGATCCCGTTCGCATCGACCACGTGAATCCCTTCGTCAATTGCCCCCAATATCGCCTGCAGCATCTCTACGGTTTCGGACATGGCCATACGCGGCATTCCTCCTTTCATCCATGCTGCCAAAAAATCATCACTATGCCGAATATTCGGCATATTTACTTTCTTATGGTCTTCAGCTCCTTGCCACTCGCAAGGAAAGCACGACTGTGAACAGCAAGTGTCCCGTGATCCAGATCCAAAACGCTTTCCATGACAAGGGAGAGCCGCTGAGCAGACTAAACGGCAAATAGGCTACAGCGAATGCCAGCATCCAGTACAGCGCGTATCTTCCCGCCGCCACCTTCCCGCCTCTAGGAAAATAGCGCAACCATGCATAGGCGATCCCCACACTGATCAGCAGATGGATCGACAGCTCGGCGACGGAGGGCAGTTGCTCCAGGCCGGGAACATAGCTGACATCGATCAGCACCGCAAACGTGCCAGTCCCAAACAGCCCGTCGGCTACTGCCAAAAACGCTGCCAGCGCCAGCCCTGCGAGCAGTCCGTTCCCCAAGGCAAAGAGCATGATGGCTTCCTCCTCCCGTCAGCCGCAAGTACTCCTATTGTACGTGCGGAAAACCGCCCTTGCCAAGGGCGGCTTATGATTGCGCCAGGATCTGAATCGACAGTTCGTGCTCCCCCGCATACTGTTCGTTCATCCACAGCTGATAAGAAAGCTCCACAGACAAGGGCATTTCGTTTTCGTAGCGGATGCGCAGCTTGTTGGTATGCGTCTCCATCGCGAATGGGCCATAGGGGCTCTGATAGCTGGAATGCGTGCTGGCCCCTTTCTCAAACTGCTGCCTGGTCGAGACTCCCCCCTGGCGTACCAGCGTGATCGACTTCTCCGTCAGCCTGAGGGTCGTGCTGACCTCCCCCGCTCCCTCTACCTGCTCCGTATAGGTCAGGTACCAGGCAGATGCCTTTTGCACGCATTTTCCCGGATAGCTGTGGGTTGTTTCTTCCCAGTCGCCTTCTACCCGATGTCTGGCTGTCAGTCTGATTTGCACGTCTTGCATGACGATTTCCACTCTCCACCGTTTCTTCGCGCATTGCGCGCTCGTTCATCCGTTCATTTTACCCGTTAACGCTCTTCGGTTGCAACCGCGACCTGTGCGGCGGCCTCCGCGAGCAAAAAGCGCATGGTCGCGGCGACTCCGACTGCGGCCAAAAGCAAGAGTCCCGCCAGAATCAAATAGCCGATGCTTGCTCCCGTATAGTCGATCATCGCCGTGAACCAGCCGATCAGAACCAGCCGCATCATCATTCCTACCGAGTTGAAGAAGCTCATGACCCGCCCCATCAAATGCTTGGGGACGACCGTCATATACAGCGATTGGCGGATCAGGCGAACCGACGCATTGCACCAGCCGTACACCATGTAGGACGCCACCAATGCCCAACCGTACGGCAAAGCCACCATCGCCACGATCACGACCGCGAACAGCAGTGTGGACCCTACCATTGAGGAAAGCTGCCCGAATTTCGCGACCACCACAGAGACGAGCACGCCTGCAGCTACCGCTCCGATGGCGTAGGCCATCTCCCCGAAGGAAAAAATCGAGACATCGGCTTTGAGCGTCTGACTCACGTAGACGGGCTTGAGCAAATTGCTCGCCATAATCGCGATGAACGGCATGAGCGCAGAGATGCCGAAAATCAAAAAGCCCCGTCTTTCCCGGATGTAGCGCCAGCTCTGCCCGAGCTGTCCCAGCCAAGTGACTCCCCGGTTCGCTTTGGCCTCGCCTTCCAGCGTAAAGGTGTACTTCATCGTGGAGAGCAGCCCGAATGCAAACAGATACGTCAGTGCATTGAACAGGATGACGATGTGCAGGCCGTAGGAATTCAGCAGCAGCCCGGCGAACCCGCCCGCCAGTACCGACGCGGTCTGGCCCTCGATCTCCAACAGGCTGTTGATGCTGTTGTAGTGCCGTGGTTCAAAGCCTTCCTGCACCAAGGCCGATTGGGCCGGATAATGAATCTGGTACATGAAGGTCGTCACGAGATAGATGGCGATCAGCATCCACTCGGCGTACGCCCCGAAAAAGCCCCATACGCCCAGCGCGCCCAGGACGGTAAAGCCGATCACGTTTTCGATCAGCAGCATCTTCTTGCGGGAGAATCGATCAATCAGCGTCCCGATATACGGACCGATAAAAAACATCAGGACGGCAGATGTGAACATCGTCGATCCCAGCAGCTGAGCGGAGCCGGTCGTTTCCACCAGATACCAGGCGATTCCGATCATCGTCATGCCCTGGCCGAACCCGGAAAAGAGATTGGAGAAAAACAGCTTGCGAAATTCGGGATGGGCGAACACTTCTTTCATAGGAAACATCTCCCTCTTGCCTTGTTACGTCCATCGTACCTTCGTTATTATATTTTGTAAACAGAAATGTTTAATAATAGGTCGATTCTTTCCCTGGGACATAGCAAAAAACGCCTCCGGTATGTCGTACCGAAGGCGTTTCATTGAAGATCGTCGTTTATTTTACAAAGCTGAGGAGCAGCTCACGGACAATTTTGGACGCCACGATTTGCGTCATCTCGCTGTGATCGTACACAGGCGCTACTTCCACCAGGTCGCAGCCGATGACATTGGCACCGTTGTTTGCCATATAGTGGATCGTGTCCAAAAGCTCGCGGGAAGTGATGCCGCCCGCTTCTGTGGTACCGGTACCCGGCGCGTGGGCAGGATCGAGCACGTCGATGTCGATCGTCAGGTAAATCGGGCGGTTGCCGATAGTCGGCAGCACCTTCTTCACCGGCTCGAGCACATCGTATTTGTACAGGTGCATGTTTTCCTTCGCCCACTCGAACTCTTCGCGCATCCCGCTGCGAATCCCGAACGAGTACACGTTCTTGCCGCCGATCAGGTTGCACACCTTTTTGATCGGAGTGGAGTGGGAATACTGGTAGCCCTCGTAGTTGTCGCGAAGATCGGTATGCGCGTCGAAGTGGAACACGACCATGTCCTTGTACTTTTCGTAGACCGCTTGGAACACCGGCCAGGAAACGAGGTGCTCACCGCCCAGGCCGAGCGGGAACTTGCCGTCTGCCAGCACTTTCGCCACGAAATTGCGGATCATGTCCAGACTGCCTTCCACATTCCCGAAAGGAAGCGGAATGTCGCCCGCATCAAAGTACTTGATGTCTTCCAAAAGGCGGTCGAGGTACGGGCTGTACTCTTCCAGCCCGATGGATACTTCGCGGATCCGGGCAGGGCCGAAACGGGAGCCCGGACGGAAGCTCACGGTCCAGTCCATCGGCATGCCGTAGATGACCGCTTGGCTTTCCTCGTAATTCCCGTGGCTGCGGATGAAGACGTTGCCGGAGTATGCTTCGTCGAAACGCATTCTTCTTCGTCCTCCTCCGATTAGTCGCGGGTCAGCTCAGCCACGAAGTTCGGGAGTTTGAAGACAGCGTGGTGAAGGTCCGCATTGTAGTATTTGGTATCCAGCGCTTTGATCTGGGAA
Proteins encoded:
- the ablA gene encoding lysine 2,3-aminomutase, with amino-acid sequence MAVATKRDWREIELWKDVTDEQWNDWMWQLTHTIKTVDDLKKVVNLTPEEEEGVRISTQTIPLNITPYYASLMDVDDPKDPVRMQSVPISSEIIRTKYDMEDPLHEDADSPVPGLTHRYPDRVLFLVTNQCSMYCRYCTRRRFSGQIGMGVPKKQLDACIDYIRRTPEVRDVLLSGGDGLLINDRVLEYILSSLREIEHVEIIRIGTRAPVVFPQRITENLCNILKKYHPIWLNTHFNHPKEITPEAKKACEMLANAGVPLGNQAVILAGINDCANTMKKLVQDLVKIRVRPYYIYQCDLSEGIGHFRAPVSKGIEIIEHLRGHTSGYAVPTFVVDAPHGGGKIPVSPNYIISQSSDKVVLRNFEGVITSYPEPKHYHEHDEENCEFCQEAKGKAVGIAALMQDEADNLEPADLPRNKRIKATKVKSLADVRLEQKIKKEHTDSSPKEASGK
- a CDS encoding MFS transporter; amino-acid sequence: MKEVFAHPEFRKLFFSNLFSGFGQGMTMIGIAWYLVETTGSAQLLGSTMFTSAVLMFFIGPYIGTLIDRFSRKKMLLIENVIGFTVLGALGVWGFFGAYAEWMLIAIYLVTTFMYQIHYPAQSALVQEGFEPRHYNSINSLLEIEGQTASVLAGGFAGLLLNSYGLHIVILFNALTYLFAFGLLSTMKYTFTLEGEAKANRGVTWLGQLGQSWRYIRERRGFLIFGISALMPFIAIMASNLLKPVYVSQTLKADVSIFSFGEMAYAIGAVAAGVLVSVVVAKFGQLSSMVGSTLLFAVVIVAMVALPYGWALVASYMVYGWCNASVRLIRQSLYMTVVPKHLMGRVMSFFNSVGMMMRLVLIGWFTAMIDYTGASIGYLILAGLLLLAAVGVAATMRFLLAEAAAQVAVATEER
- the speB gene encoding agmatinase, which translates into the protein MRFDEAYSGNVFIRSHGNYEESQAVIYGMPMDWTVSFRPGSRFGPARIREVSIGLEEYSPYLDRLLEDIKYFDAGDIPLPFGNVEGSLDMIRNFVAKVLADGKFPLGLGGEHLVSWPVFQAVYEKYKDMVVFHFDAHTDLRDNYEGYQYSHSTPIKKVCNLIGGKNVYSFGIRSGMREEFEWAKENMHLYKYDVLEPVKKVLPTIGNRPIYLTIDIDVLDPAHAPGTGTTEAGGITSRELLDTIHYMANNGANVIGCDLVEVAPVYDHSEMTQIVASKIVRELLLSFVK
- a CDS encoding sigma 54-interacting transcriptional regulator gives rise to the protein MAMSETVEMLQAILGAIDEGIHVVDANGITIYYNHVAAKLDGLTSEEVLGKPLLEVFPSLDRQSSTLLRVIDSGESIYNQPQVYKNWKGVRVETINTTLPVRVGKRLVGAVEVAKDIGKLKELSERLVDLQAKISKPKRTKRSADGLSFQFEDILTCSEQMNQVKERARRAARTSSPVMIYGETGTGKELFVQSIHQASTRSSGPFIAQNCAALPSSLLESILFGTTKGSFTGADDRPGLFELADGGTLFLDELNSMPLDLQAKLLRVLQDGHIRRIGGSQQVKVDVRVIAAVNEPPKMLVQQGLMRTDLYYRINVVSFELPPLRKRREDIELLAGHFLEKFNRQFGMSVRGISPEVKRLFAAYPWPGNVRELEHVIEAAMNMVDSDWIEMEHLPLHVLERPAGLAEAEPLVTQTALQMESGKTLPELVRELEERVIQEAMSSTEGNVLRAAKLLGIPRQTLQYKLSQRTTPPR
- a CDS encoding DUF1934 domain-containing protein; this translates as MQDVQIRLTARHRVEGDWEETTHSYPGKCVQKASAWYLTYTEQVEGAGEVSTTLRLTEKSITLVRQGGVSTRQQFEKGASTHSSYQSPYGPFAMETHTNKLRIRYENEMPLSVELSYQLWMNEQYAGEHELSIQILAQS